A portion of the Bacillus sp. es.034 genome contains these proteins:
- the tsaE gene encoding tRNA (adenosine(37)-N6)-threonylcarbamoyltransferase complex ATPase subunit type 1 TsaE, with product MNQFEIMTNSPEETGQFAEELAGLLKPGAVLTLEGDLGAGKTTFTKGLAKGLGVTKTVNSPTFTIIKEYKGRLPLYHMDVYRLDDTFEDLGFDEYFEGEGVTVIEWAHLIKDQLPKELLSLSIYREGDSKRRIVLKPQGNRYSELCKEIVS from the coding sequence ATGAATCAGTTTGAGATTATGACGAACAGTCCGGAGGAAACAGGCCAATTTGCAGAAGAGCTTGCAGGACTTTTAAAGCCAGGGGCTGTGTTGACGCTGGAAGGTGATCTTGGGGCAGGGAAGACGACGTTTACTAAAGGACTTGCCAAGGGTCTTGGGGTGACTAAAACCGTGAATAGTCCCACTTTTACCATTATTAAAGAATATAAGGGGCGTCTGCCTCTTTATCATATGGATGTATACAGGCTGGACGATACCTTTGAAGATTTGGGGTTCGATGAATACTTTGAAGGAGAAGGTGTGACCGTCATTGAGTGGGCTCACTTAATAAAGGATCAGCTTCCGAAAGAATTATTAAGCTTATCGATTTACCGGGAAGGCGACTCCAAGAGAAGGATCGTATTGAAGCCGCAAGGAAATCGATATAGTGAATTGTGTAAGGAGATTGTGTCATGA
- the tsaB gene encoding tRNA (adenosine(37)-N6)-threonylcarbamoyltransferase complex dimerization subunit type 1 TsaB, which translates to MTILSIDTSNYPFGVALIEEDKVIGEYITYMKKNHSVRAMPAVEQLLKDCGVGAKELTKIVVANGPGSYTGVRIGVTLAKTLAWSLNIPLIPVSSLATLASSGRYFPGYIVPLFDARRGQVYSGLYEFQGDRLVCVEEDRNIMLDEWVTKLKELDKEVLFVGNDVSIHKGMIKEVLGDQARIAPFVSHNPRPSELAYIGLVLKEMSAHEVLPNYIRMAEAEVKWLEAQKKSE; encoded by the coding sequence ATGACGATATTATCGATAGATACCTCCAATTATCCGTTTGGGGTTGCCCTGATTGAAGAGGATAAGGTAATTGGGGAATACATCACGTATATGAAAAAGAACCACTCTGTGAGAGCCATGCCGGCTGTCGAACAGTTATTAAAAGACTGTGGGGTAGGGGCAAAGGAATTAACGAAGATTGTTGTTGCGAATGGTCCCGGTTCCTATACGGGCGTACGAATCGGGGTCACCTTGGCTAAGACCCTGGCATGGTCATTGAATATCCCCCTGATCCCGGTATCCAGTCTCGCGACATTGGCTTCGTCTGGACGATATTTTCCAGGTTATATCGTTCCGTTGTTTGATGCGAGAAGAGGACAGGTATATTCAGGACTGTATGAGTTTCAGGGAGATCGATTGGTTTGCGTGGAAGAGGACCGCAACATCATGCTCGATGAATGGGTGACAAAGTTAAAAGAGTTAGATAAAGAAGTGTTATTTGTTGGAAATGATGTCTCCATCCATAAGGGCATGATTAAGGAAGTTCTTGGAGATCAAGCGAGAATCGCACCTTTTGTCAGTCATAATCCCCGTCCTTCTGAACTGGCTTATATCGGACTGGTTTTAAAAGAGATGTCGGCACATGAAGTGCTTCCCAACTATATACGGATGGCGGAAGCAGAAGTGAAATGGCTGGAGGCCCAAAAAAAATCTGAATAG
- the rimI gene encoding ribosomal protein S18-alanine N-acetyltransferase, with translation MDIRFMTVDDLNEVMEIENQSFSIPWSRDAFLNEIEHNHLSTYLVAEDGDKLAGYCGVWLVVDEAHITNVAVLPDYRGRGLGEGLMRKIMDIAIEFGARVMTLEVRVSNMPAQHLYRKLGFKDGGIRKRYYSDNQEDALVMWVNL, from the coding sequence ATGGATATACGATTTATGACAGTTGATGATTTAAACGAGGTCATGGAAATTGAAAATCAATCTTTTAGCATTCCCTGGAGCCGGGACGCTTTCTTGAATGAAATTGAGCATAACCACCTGTCTACCTACCTCGTTGCAGAAGATGGAGACAAGCTTGCAGGTTACTGCGGCGTGTGGCTGGTCGTGGATGAGGCCCATATCACAAATGTAGCCGTGCTCCCTGATTACCGGGGACGTGGCTTGGGGGAAGGCCTTATGCGTAAGATAATGGATATAGCGATTGAATTTGGCGCTCGCGTGATGACACTCGAAGTCAGGGTTTCAAATATGCCTGCGCAGCACTTATATCGTAAGCTCGGTTTCAAAGACGGCGGGATTCGTAAAAGGTACTACTCGGACAATCAAGAGGATGCTTTAGTAATGTGGGTGAATTTATGA
- the tsaD gene encoding tRNA (adenosine(37)-N6)-threonylcarbamoyltransferase complex transferase subunit TsaD, whose product MKKDTLVLGIETSCDETAVAIIRNGTEIVTNIVSSQIESHKRFGGVVPEIASRHHVEQVTYVLEEALEQAGMTMEDIDCVAVTEGPGLVGALLIGVNAAKALAFAHDKPLVGVHHIAGHIYANRLVKEMRFPLLSLVVSGGHTELVLMKDHGSFEVIGETRDDAAGEAYDKVARTLGLPYPGGPHIDRLAHVGEVSLDLPRAWLEEGSYDFSFSGLKSAVINTLHNAKQKGMTIHPEDLAASFQASVIDVLVTKTVKAVKEHGVEQVLLAGGVAANKGLRAALQEAFEEMEAELVIPPLSLCTDNAAMIAAAGTVLFQQGKRGSMDMNAHPGLDIENF is encoded by the coding sequence ATGAAAAAAGATACATTAGTATTGGGAATTGAAACAAGCTGTGATGAGACAGCTGTGGCGATTATAAGAAATGGAACAGAGATTGTGACGAATATAGTTTCATCTCAAATTGAAAGTCATAAGCGATTCGGTGGAGTGGTCCCTGAGATTGCATCGCGTCATCATGTGGAGCAGGTTACGTATGTACTAGAAGAAGCCCTTGAACAAGCCGGGATGACGATGGAGGATATAGATTGTGTCGCTGTCACGGAAGGTCCTGGTTTGGTAGGCGCACTACTAATTGGGGTGAACGCTGCCAAGGCTCTCGCTTTTGCCCACGATAAACCGTTGGTGGGAGTCCATCACATTGCAGGGCATATCTATGCGAATCGCTTAGTGAAAGAGATGAGGTTCCCCCTTCTTTCCCTGGTAGTTTCCGGAGGACATACGGAGCTTGTGCTCATGAAAGATCACGGTTCCTTTGAGGTTATCGGGGAAACACGCGATGATGCTGCAGGAGAAGCATATGATAAGGTAGCACGGACATTGGGCCTTCCATATCCAGGAGGACCACATATCGACAGGCTGGCACATGTTGGGGAAGTGAGTCTTGATCTGCCCCGGGCCTGGCTGGAAGAAGGATCCTATGATTTTAGCTTCAGTGGTTTGAAGTCAGCGGTTATCAACACGCTTCACAATGCCAAACAAAAAGGAATGACCATTCATCCAGAAGATTTGGCTGCGAGCTTTCAAGCAAGTGTCATTGACGTGTTAGTAACTAAAACGGTTAAGGCTGTAAAAGAGCATGGAGTGGAGCAAGTACTACTTGCAGGCGGAGTTGCGGCCAATAAAGGCTTGCGTGCTGCCCTCCAGGAAGCCTTTGAGGAAATGGAAGCGGAATTGGTGATCCCTCCTTTATCCCTCTGTACAGATAATGCCGCTATGATTGCAGCCGCAGGAACGGTGTTATTCCAACAAGGAAAAAGAGGAAGCATGGATATGAATGCTCATCCAGGACTTGATATCGAGAATTTTTAA
- a CDS encoding ISL3 family transposase, with translation MNSNIILPGFEDTLVTKMEEVEARLCIYVEMPVTAHRCPVCTTSTHKIHDYRTQKIKHLKLFERHTLIFYKRRRYACPCGKKFAEKNPFVKRYQRLSLELNQAVKIRSIKGKTFKETAEVYGTSSSTVVRRFDQLAKETVNEEAKELPKVIAIDEYKGDTKEGKYQLIIANGITKEPIDILPNRYKNTIKHYLRKYGAQVEVVVMDMSQSFKAAVTQALGKPIIVADRFHFVRYIYWALDNVRRRVQSSWHDYDRKKCKKMRHVFYKKSCKLTEDNRWYLQRYLDMSPELKQAYELKELFCHWFDEAKQNGEENIQQTKHDLYSFYKAIDEAGIPEFQKAAQTLKNWQIEILNSFMYNYSNGFLEGINNLTKVMKRNAFGFRSFTRFRAKILLTHKYKRLGSHIG, from the coding sequence ATGAATTCTAACATAATTTTACCGGGTTTTGAAGATACATTGGTTACGAAAATGGAAGAAGTGGAAGCGAGACTTTGTATTTATGTAGAAATGCCAGTTACAGCTCACAGATGTCCGGTTTGTACTACTTCCACCCATAAGATTCACGACTATCGGACACAAAAAATTAAGCATTTAAAACTGTTTGAAAGACACACACTCATCTTTTACAAACGAAGAAGGTACGCTTGCCCTTGCGGGAAGAAGTTTGCGGAAAAGAATCCCTTTGTGAAACGATACCAACGGTTATCTCTCGAACTGAACCAAGCGGTTAAAATTCGTAGTATTAAAGGCAAAACCTTCAAGGAAACGGCAGAGGTGTATGGAACATCCTCTTCAACGGTCGTCAGGCGCTTTGATCAATTGGCAAAGGAAACGGTTAACGAGGAAGCGAAGGAATTGCCTAAGGTCATTGCCATTGATGAATACAAAGGCGATACCAAAGAGGGTAAGTACCAGCTCATCATCGCAAATGGCATCACCAAAGAACCCATCGACATCCTTCCGAATCGGTACAAAAACACGATTAAGCACTATCTTAGAAAGTATGGCGCTCAGGTAGAAGTCGTCGTCATGGATATGAGTCAATCTTTTAAAGCCGCTGTCACGCAAGCACTTGGGAAGCCTATTATTGTGGCGGATAGGTTTCACTTTGTTCGGTATATTTATTGGGCTCTTGATAACGTAAGGAGAAGAGTTCAATCCAGCTGGCATGACTACGATCGGAAGAAATGCAAAAAAATGCGCCACGTATTCTATAAAAAGTCTTGTAAGTTAACAGAGGACAATCGATGGTATCTTCAACGGTACCTGGATATGTCCCCTGAATTAAAGCAGGCTTATGAATTGAAAGAGCTCTTCTGTCACTGGTTCGATGAGGCTAAACAAAATGGAGAAGAGAACATCCAACAAACCAAACATGACTTATATTCCTTTTACAAAGCTATTGATGAGGCTGGCATACCAGAGTTTCAAAAAGCAGCGCAAACCTTAAAAAATTGGCAGATTGAAATCTTAAATAGCTTTATGTACAACTACTCCAATGGCTTTTTGGAGGGAATCAATAACTTAACGAAAGTGATGAAGCGAAACGCATTTGGATTTCGAAGCTTTACGCGTTTTCGAGCTAAAATATTATTAACACATAAGTATAAAAGGTTGGGTTCACATATTGGATAA